The following proteins are co-located in the Kiloniellales bacterium genome:
- a CDS encoding FAD-dependent oxidoreductase: MSLSVAIVGSGPAGFYAADALIKLDVDCKIDLIERLPTPFGLIRGGVAPDHQSTKKVTKAYERTAQAEPVRYFGNVHLGRDLSLDELREIYDAVVLAVGSPKDRPLEIPGAGKRGIVGSAAFVGWYNGHPDFVDLAPDLQAETIAVIGNGNVALDIARLLGKTREEMACSDITDYAAAAIESSPVKAVHILGRRDAGHAKFTNKELKEMGALSDCAPVVHPRDLEAGVPPDLDERDRRLAEKNLATLKAFTELDPAGKSRRVVFDFCAQPKEILGGDKVEALRIERTRVVDGRAQGTGETWDLPCGAVITAIGYRGPAIPGAPFDDRRGTFVHDDGRIAPGLYAVGWCKRGPTGVIGTNKADGDLAARQIVEDAGAGGKPGRDRLKALLAERGVRYIDYPEWKRIEAAEEAAAAPGAPRRKLVTIGDMLALLDENRAGTATP; this comes from the coding sequence ATGTCCCTGAGCGTCGCCATCGTCGGATCCGGGCCCGCCGGCTTCTATGCCGCCGACGCCCTGATCAAGCTCGACGTCGACTGCAAGATCGACCTGATCGAGCGCCTGCCGACGCCCTTCGGCCTGATCCGCGGCGGCGTCGCCCCGGACCACCAGAGCACCAAGAAGGTGACCAAAGCCTACGAGCGGACCGCCCAGGCCGAGCCGGTGCGCTACTTCGGCAACGTCCATCTCGGCCGCGACCTCTCCCTGGACGAGCTCCGCGAGATCTATGACGCCGTGGTCCTGGCGGTCGGCTCGCCCAAGGACCGGCCGCTGGAGATCCCGGGTGCCGGGAAGCGCGGGATCGTCGGCTCGGCCGCCTTCGTCGGCTGGTACAACGGCCATCCCGACTTCGTCGACCTGGCGCCGGATCTGCAGGCCGAGACCATCGCGGTGATCGGCAATGGCAACGTCGCCCTCGACATCGCCCGGCTGCTCGGCAAGACCCGCGAAGAGATGGCCTGCTCGGACATCACCGACTACGCCGCCGCGGCCATCGAGAGCTCGCCGGTCAAGGCGGTCCACATCCTCGGCCGCCGCGACGCCGGGCACGCCAAGTTCACCAACAAGGAGCTGAAGGAGATGGGCGCGCTCTCGGACTGCGCGCCGGTCGTCCACCCCAGGGACCTGGAAGCCGGCGTGCCGCCTGACCTGGACGAGCGCGACCGGCGCCTGGCCGAGAAGAACCTGGCGACCTTGAAGGCCTTCACCGAGCTCGACCCGGCGGGCAAGTCACGCCGGGTGGTCTTCGACTTCTGCGCCCAGCCCAAGGAGATCCTGGGCGGCGACAAGGTCGAGGCCCTGCGAATCGAGCGGACACGGGTTGTGGACGGGCGCGCGCAGGGCACCGGAGAGACCTGGGACCTGCCCTGCGGCGCGGTCATCACGGCGATCGGCTATCGGGGGCCGGCGATCCCCGGTGCGCCCTTCGACGATAGGCGCGGCACCTTCGTCCACGACGACGGCCGCATCGCGCCGGGCCTCTACGCGGTCGGCTGGTGCAAGCGCGGGCCGACCGGCGTCATCGGCACCAACAAGGCCGACGGCGACCTGGCCGCGCGACAGATCGTCGAGGACGCCGGCGCCGGCGGCAAGCCGGGCCGGGACCGGCTCAAGGCCTTGCTTGCCGAGCGCGGCGTGCGCTACATCGACTACCCGGAGTGGAAGCGGATCGAGGCGGCGGAGGAGGCGGCCGCGGCCCCCGGCGCGCCGCGCCGCAAGCTGGTGACGATCGGCGACATGCTGGCCCTGCTCGACGAAAATCGGGCTGGCACAGCCACCCCTTAG
- a CDS encoding 2-oxoacid:ferredoxin oxidoreductase subunit beta, with the protein MNEMSPPALTPKDYATDQEVRWCPGCGDYAILKAVLKTLADLQAEPENTVFVSGIGCAARFPYYVATYGFHTIHGRAPAVATGVKLANPELDVWVVGGDGDMLSIGGNHLMHVLRRNVDLQILLFNNEIYGLTKGQYSPTSRVGTRSPSTPQGSLDTPVSAAALALGAGARFIARGVDTQQKVLPEVLSRAHAHKGASLVEIFQNCIVYNDGAFGHFTERSVAEDTQIHLAQGKPMVFGKARDKGLRLKPGSVALEVVTLGEGGASEADLLVHDETNRIQAQMLAAMEPPAFPVALGVLYCNPGASYEAEVRAQREAAKASKGGGDLKALLHGGHTWTVGT; encoded by the coding sequence ATGAACGAGATGTCCCCGCCCGCGCTCACGCCCAAGGACTACGCGACCGACCAGGAGGTCCGCTGGTGCCCGGGCTGCGGCGACTACGCCATTCTCAAGGCGGTCCTCAAGACCTTGGCGGACCTGCAGGCCGAACCCGAGAACACGGTCTTCGTCTCCGGCATTGGCTGTGCCGCGCGCTTCCCCTATTACGTCGCGACCTACGGCTTCCATACCATCCACGGCCGGGCGCCGGCGGTGGCGACCGGGGTCAAGCTCGCCAACCCGGAGCTCGACGTCTGGGTGGTCGGCGGCGACGGCGACATGCTGTCGATCGGCGGCAACCACCTGATGCACGTCCTGCGCCGCAACGTCGACCTGCAGATCCTGTTGTTCAACAACGAGATCTACGGCCTGACCAAGGGCCAGTACTCGCCGACCTCGCGGGTCGGCACGCGCTCGCCCTCGACGCCGCAGGGCTCTCTCGACACCCCGGTCTCGGCCGCAGCCCTCGCCCTGGGCGCCGGCGCGCGCTTCATCGCCCGGGGCGTCGACACCCAGCAGAAGGTCCTGCCCGAGGTGCTGAGCCGGGCCCACGCCCACAAGGGCGCCTCCCTGGTTGAGATCTTCCAGAACTGCATCGTCTACAACGACGGCGCCTTCGGCCATTTCACCGAGCGCAGCGTCGCCGAGGACACCCAGATCCACCTGGCGCAGGGCAAGCCGATGGTCTTCGGCAAGGCGCGGGACAAGGGCCTGCGCCTGAAGCCGGGCAGTGTCGCCCTGGAGGTGGTGACGCTCGGCGAGGGCGGGGCGAGCGAGGCCGACCTCTTGGTCCACGACGAGACCAACCGCATCCAGGCGCAGATGCTGGCCGCCATGGAGCCGCCGGCCTTCCCGGTCGCCCTGGGCGTGCTTTACTGCAACCCCGGCGCCAGCTACGAGGCCGAGGTTCGGGCGCAGCGCGAGGCGGCCAAGGCGTCAAAGGGCGGTGGCGACCTCAAGGCCCTGCTGCACGGCGGTCACACCTGGACGGTGGGCACCTGA
- a CDS encoding 2-oxoacid:acceptor oxidoreductase subunit alpha — protein sequence MEGSRSLRATGPRQEIESAVVRFAGDSGDGMQLTGGQFTLTTALAGNDLATFPDFPAEIRAPVGTTYGVSAFQINFGARTIKTSGDAPDVLVAMNPAALKVTYEDVKPGGLIVVDTGAFNDKNLRKAGYDANPLEDGALDRARFLKVDMTAQTLEAVKESGLNKKEGLRCKNMWALGLIYWMFGRDRAATRDWLRKKFAKRPEIAEANIAALDAGHAFGETAELPDGTSAYSIPPAKIAPGLYRGVTGVETMAWGLVAGCQSAEVPLVFCSYPITPASTLLHILAGLKDFDVTTFQAEDEIAAVSAAIGASYAGSLGITSSSGPGMALKTEAIGLAIAAELPLVIVNSQRAGPSTGMPTKTEQSDLYQAVFGRNADSPLVVLAARSPSDCFEVGIEAVHLATKYMTPVIVLSDGYIANASEPWLIPDVEAVPRFPVHFHQQAEGFEPFMRDETTLARPWVKPGTPGLMHRIGGLERAYGSGHVSYDPQNHQRMTEARHAKVEGVVRDIPPQGVDQGPGSGRLALVGWGSTYGPISRAVNNLQSEGVEVSHIHLRHIWPLPANLEALLNGFEQVLVPEMNMGQLLTLLRSRFVRPFEGLNKVSGRPFKIGEIEDAVRAKLEAAK from the coding sequence ATGGAGGGCAGCAGGAGTCTGCGCGCCACCGGACCGCGTCAGGAGATTGAATCCGCCGTGGTCCGCTTTGCCGGCGACTCCGGCGATGGCATGCAGCTGACCGGCGGCCAGTTCACTCTGACCACGGCGCTGGCCGGCAACGACCTGGCCACCTTCCCGGACTTCCCCGCAGAGATCCGGGCGCCCGTGGGCACCACCTATGGCGTCTCGGCCTTCCAGATCAACTTCGGCGCGCGCACGATCAAGACCTCGGGCGACGCGCCGGACGTCCTGGTCGCGATGAATCCTGCCGCCCTCAAGGTCACCTACGAGGACGTCAAGCCAGGCGGGCTGATCGTCGTCGACACGGGCGCCTTCAACGACAAGAACCTGCGCAAGGCCGGCTACGACGCGAATCCGCTGGAGGACGGCGCCCTCGATCGGGCCCGCTTCCTGAAGGTCGACATGACCGCCCAGACCCTGGAGGCGGTCAAGGAAAGCGGCTTGAACAAGAAGGAAGGCCTGCGCTGCAAGAACATGTGGGCGCTGGGCCTGATCTACTGGATGTTCGGCCGCGACCGTGCGGCGACCCGGGACTGGCTGAGGAAGAAGTTCGCAAAGCGCCCCGAGATTGCCGAAGCCAACATCGCGGCTCTGGACGCCGGCCACGCCTTCGGCGAGACCGCCGAGCTACCCGACGGCACCAGTGCCTACAGCATCCCGCCAGCGAAGATCGCGCCGGGCCTCTACCGGGGCGTGACCGGGGTCGAGACCATGGCCTGGGGCCTGGTCGCCGGCTGCCAGAGCGCCGAGGTGCCGCTGGTGTTCTGCTCCTATCCCATCACCCCGGCCTCGACCCTGCTGCACATCCTGGCCGGGCTGAAAGACTTCGACGTCACGACCTTCCAGGCCGAGGACGAGATCGCGGCGGTCAGCGCGGCGATCGGCGCCTCCTACGCGGGATCCCTGGGCATCACTTCGAGCTCCGGCCCCGGCATGGCGCTCAAAACCGAGGCCATCGGCCTGGCCATCGCCGCCGAGTTGCCCCTGGTCATCGTCAACTCGCAGCGCGCCGGCCCCTCGACCGGCATGCCGACCAAGACCGAGCAGTCGGATCTCTACCAGGCGGTCTTCGGCCGCAACGCCGACAGCCCCCTGGTGGTGCTGGCGGCCCGCTCGCCCTCGGACTGCTTCGAGGTCGGGATCGAGGCCGTGCACCTGGCGACCAAGTACATGACCCCGGTGATCGTGCTCAGCGACGGCTACATCGCCAACGCCTCCGAGCCCTGGCTGATCCCGGACGTGGAGGCGGTGCCGAGGTTCCCGGTGCACTTCCACCAACAAGCCGAGGGCTTCGAGCCCTTCATGCGTGACGAGACGACCCTGGCGCGGCCCTGGGTCAAGCCCGGCACCCCAGGCCTGATGCACCGCATCGGCGGCCTGGAGCGGGCCTACGGCAGCGGCCACGTCTCCTACGATCCGCAGAACCACCAGCGGATGACCGAAGCCCGGCACGCCAAGGTCGAAGGCGTGGTCCGCGACATCCCGCCGCAGGGCGTGGACCAGGGTCCGGGGAGCGGGCGGCTCGCGCTGGTCGGCTGGGGCTCGACCTACGGCCCGATCAGCCGCGCGGTGAACAACCTGCAGAGCGAGGGGGTCGAGGTCTCGCACATCCACCTGCGCCACATCTGGCCGCTGCCGGCGAATTTGGAGGCGCTGCTGAACGGCTTCGAGCAGGTCCTGGTGCCGGAGATGAACATGGGCCAGTTGCTGACCCTGCTGCGCAGCCGCTTCGTCCGGCCCTTCGAGGGCCTGAACAAGGTCTCGGGCCGGCCCTTCAAGATCGGCGAGATCGAGGACGCGGTCCGCGCCAAGCTGGAGGCGGCAAAATGA
- a CDS encoding B12-binding domain-containing protein, which translates to MSDSDDDLDLRALDDDELVKQMQDDLYDGLKEEVEEGVHILLERNWQPYRVLTEALVEGMRIVGIDFRDGILFVPEVLLSANAMKGGMAILRPLLAETGAPKVGKMVIGTVKGDIHDIGKNLVAMMMEGAGFEVVNIGINNSVEAYMEALEEHKPDILGMSALLTTTMPYMKVVIEALKENGIREDYIVLVGGAPLNEAFAEAIGADAYCRDAAVAVETAKDLIARKHNQLGARAAQ; encoded by the coding sequence ATGAGTGACAGCGACGACGATCTCGATCTCCGCGCGCTCGACGACGACGAACTGGTCAAGCAGATGCAGGACGACCTTTACGACGGCCTCAAGGAGGAGGTCGAGGAGGGCGTCCACATCCTGCTCGAGCGCAACTGGCAGCCCTACCGGGTCCTGACCGAGGCCCTGGTCGAGGGCATGCGGATCGTCGGCATCGACTTCCGCGACGGCATCCTCTTCGTGCCCGAGGTCCTGCTCTCGGCCAACGCGATGAAGGGCGGCATGGCGATCCTGCGGCCGCTACTGGCCGAGACCGGCGCCCCCAAGGTCGGCAAGATGGTGATCGGCACGGTCAAGGGCGACATCCACGACATCGGCAAGAACCTGGTCGCGATGATGATGGAGGGTGCCGGCTTCGAGGTGGTCAACATCGGCATCAACAACTCGGTCGAGGCCTATATGGAGGCCCTCGAGGAGCACAAGCCGGACATCCTCGGCATGTCGGCCCTGCTGACCACGACCATGCCCTACATGAAGGTCGTGATCGAGGCGCTGAAGGAGAACGGGATCCGCGAGGACTACATCGTCCTGGTCGGCGGCGCGCCGCTCAACGAGGCCTTCGCCGAGGCTATCGGCGCCGACGCCTATTGCCGGGACGCCGCGGTCGCGGTCGAGACCGCCAAGGACCTCATCGCCCGCAAGCACAACCAGCTGGGCGCCAGGGCCGCCCAGTAG